From Aptenodytes patagonicus chromosome 1, bAptPat1.pri.cur, whole genome shotgun sequence, one genomic window encodes:
- the LOC143163952 gene encoding solute carrier family 2, facilitated glucose transporter member 3, with translation MDTKKKITAPLIYAVSIAAIGSLQFGYNTGVINAPEKIIQRFFNRTLSERSGEVVSSELLTSLWSLSVAIFSVGGMIGSFSVSLFVNRFGRRNSMLLVNILAFAGGTLMAFSKMAKAVEMLIIGRFIIGVFCGLCTGFVPMYISEVSPTSLRGAFGTLNQLGIVVGILVAQIFGLEGIMGTETLWPLLLGFTILPAILQCVALLFCPESPRFLLINKMEEEKAQAVLQKLRGTQDVSQDILEMKEESAKMSQEKKATVPELFRSPNYRQAIIIAIMLQLSQQLSGINAVFYYSTGIFERAGITQPVYATIGAGVVNTVFTVVSLFLVERAGRRTLHLVGLGGMAVCAVLMTVALALKDVVEWIRYISIVATFGFVALFEIGPGPIPWFIVAELFSQGPRPAAMAVAGCSNWTSNFLVGMLFPYAEKLCGSYVFLIFLVFLVIFFVFTFFKVPETKGRTFEDISRGFEGRAEASPTSPVEKNPMVELNSIQPDKEVA, from the exons ATGGATACCAAAAAG AAAATCACAGCACCCCTTATCTATGCTGTTTCCATTGCTGCCATTGGATCTCTCCAGTTTGGGTACAACACTGGAGTCATCAATGCTCCGGAGAAG ATCATCCAGAGGTTCTTCAACAGAACCTTGTCAGAACGGAGCGGGGAGGTTGTCTCCTCAGAGCTCCTCACCTCTCTGTGGTCCCTTTCTGTGGCCATCTTCTCGGTAGGAGGTATGATTGGCTCCTTCTCAGTCAGCCTGTTCGTCAACAGATTTGGCAG GAGGAACTCCATGCTACTGGTGAACATCTTGGCCTTTGCTGGGGGCACTCTCATGGCCTTCTCTAAGATGGCAAAGGCAGTGGAGATGCTGATCATTGGCCGCTTCATTATTGGCGTCTTCTGTGGTCTCTGCACTGGCTTTGTGCCCATGTACATCAGTGAGGTCTCACCCACCAGCCTCCGTGGAGCCTTTGGGACCCTCAACCAGCTGGGCATTGTTGTAGGCATCCTGGTGGCCCAG ATCTTTGGCCTGGAGGGAATCATGGGGACTGAAACACTTTGGCCACTGCTTTTGGGGTTCACGATCCTCCCAGCAATCCTGCAGTGCGTGGCTCTTCTTTTCTGCCCTGAGAGCCCCCGTTTCCTATTGATCAACAAGATGGAGGAAGAGAAAGCACAAGCAG TTCTCCAGAAGCTCCGTGGTACACAAGATGTGTCTCAAGACATCCTGGAGATGAAAGAAGAGAGTGCTAAAATGtcccaggaaaagaaagcaactgTGCCAGAGCTCTTCCGTTCTCCAAACTACCGTCAAGCCATTATCATTGCCATCATGCTGCAGCTCTCCCAACAGCTCTCAGGCATCAATGCT GTATTCTATTATTCTACAGGGATTTTTGAAAGAGCTGGTATCACGCAGCCTGTGTATGCCACCATTGGAGCTGGCGTGGTAAACACCGTCTTCACTGTTGTGTCG CTGTTCCTGGTGGAGCGTGCAGGGCGCAGGACCCTCCATTTAGTTGGCTTGGGTGGCATGGCTGTGTGTGCTGTTCTTATGACTGTCGCTCTAGCTCTGAAG GACGTTGTGGAGTGGATCAGATACATCAGCATTGTTGCCACTTTTGGCTTTGTGGCTCTTTTTGAGATTGGCCCTGGCCCTATCCCCTGGTTCATCGTGGCAGAACTCTTTAGCCAGGGCCCACGGCCTGCAGCCATGGCAGTGGCTGGTTGTTCCAACTGGACCTCTAATTTCTTGGTGGGAATGCTCTTCCCCTATGCAGAG AAACTATGTGGCTCCTAtgtcttcctcatcttccttgttttcctggtcatcttctttgtcttcacatTCTTCAAAGTGCCGGAGACCAAGGGCAGGACTTTTGAAGACATCTCCAGGGGCTTTGAAGGACGAGCAGAAGCCAGTCCCACATCACCTGTAGAGAAGAACCCCATGGTGGAGCTGAACAGCATACAACCTGACAAAGAAGTTGCCTAA